The nucleotide sequence GCCATGGGGCGCCAGGGTCGACCGCATCGAGACCTCCGCCGGGTGGCAGGCGCAGCGCGCGGCCGCCGCCCGCCACGCGGTCGTGGCACTGCCGTACCTGCCCGACTCCCGGGCCACCTGGGGCGCGGCCGCGCGGGTGGTGCAGCACGCCCTCCTGCACCTGTACGGCCCCGAGTCCGCCACCTTCTCCTGCCCGGTCGCGATGGCCGACGGCGCCGCCGCGCTGCTGTCCCGCCCCGAGGTCGACCCCGCGGTACGCGAGGCGTGGCTGCCGCGGCTGGTCGCCACCGACCCGGCCACCGCCGTCACCAGCGGGCAGTGGATGACCGAGTCGCAGGGCGGCTCCGACCTGTCCCGCTCGTCCACAGTGGCGTCCCTTGTGGACGGCCGGTGGCGGCTGACCGGCGAGAAGTGGTTCTGCTCGGCCGCCGACTCCGCCATGGCCGTGGCGCTGGCCCGCCCCGACGGCGCCGGCCCGGGCAGCCGCGTGCTGGCCCCGTTCCTGATCCCCCGCTACGGGCCGGACGGCGCCACCACCGCGCCCGGCATCCGGGTGCACCGGCTCAAGGACAAGCTCGGCACCCGCGCCCTGCCCACCGCCGAGATCGGCCTGGACGGCGCCGCCGCCCTGCCGCTGGGCGACCCCGCCGGGCCCGGCGGCCTGACCCGGGCGATGACGCTCGTCGTGGTCACCCGCCTGCACAACGCCGCGGCCGCCGCCGGTGGCATGCGCCGCGGCCTGCAGTACGCCCTCGCGTTCGCCGCCGGCCGCACCGTCGCCGGCGGGCCGCTGTCCCGCTCGCCGCTGCACCGCGCCACGCTGGGCACGCTCGCGGTCGACGCCGCCGGCGCCTTCGCGCTGGCCGCGCACGCGTTCGCCCTGCTCGGCCGCGTCGAGGTGGGCGCCGACCCGTACGCCGCCGCCGAGCTGCGCATCGTCGCGCCGCTGGCCAAGCTCGTCACCGGCAAGCTCGCCGTCGCCTCGGCCAGTGAGTATGTGGAAAGCTTCGGCGGCGCCGGCTACGTCGAGGACACCGGCGTGCCCCGCCTGCTCCGCGACGCGCAGGTCCTGCCGATCTGGGAAGGCACCACGAACGTCCTGGCCCTGGACGCGCTGCGCGCCACCGTCCGGGACGACGCCGCCGTCCCGCTGCTGGCCCGCCTCGACGCCGCGCAGGACATCGCCCGGGCATCTCACCCGCCCTGTCCGACCAGCTCGCCGACGCCACCGCCGCGCTGCGGGCCGACCTGGCCGACGTGACCGCCGACCCGACCGCGGTGGCCGTGGTGGCCGGCGCCCGCGGCCTGGCGCTGCGCATGGGTTACGCCCTGACCGCCGCCCTGCTGGTCGAGCACGCCGTCACCGGCGACGAACAGGCCGAGATCGCCGCCCGCCTGTGGGCGCGGCGGCGGCTGCGGCACGAGGAGATCGCGGTCGACGCCCACCACCACCTGGACCTGCTGGCCTGAGCCGCAAATCGGTTGAGCCGCCCGTGCGCGCCCGCTTACGGTGCATGCGGCCCCGTCGCCGTGAGGACATGAGGACAGACCGCGTGACCCCGCCCGCTCTTTAGACCTGACAGCTTCCGCTCACCGGTAGCCGGCGTACCCCGCCGGTGCCGCCGGGCTGCCTGCGCGCGCCCGGTCATCCAGCGTTCGAGGTCGCGCGTGATCGGCCTCGGGTCAGGTCTTGAGAAAGATCATCATGTCTTCGTCACCGCATACCGTGCTGCCCTGGCGCGTCCGCCGCACCAGGCTGCCCCTGCTGTCCCTGCCATGCCTGAGCTGCCCGTCGCCGTCGGCCACCGCCGGCGCGGGCAGGTTTCGGGTCAACGCCAACGGCAAGCTGCTGCACGTGTGGCTGCTGGTCCGCTGCGTGTCCTGCGACCGGACGCGCAAGCTCGCCGTACACGCGCGGGCACCGGTCGGCTCCTTCGACCCGGACACGCTGCACGGCTACCACGTCAACGATCCGGCGCTGGTGGCATCCACGCTGCTGGACCCGCTGTTCGCCCGGCGCAACCGCTTCACCCTGGACTGGGCGGACGCCTGGCGGCTGGACGCGCCGCCGGTGCCTCTCGACGGGCAGTGGCCGGTCCGGGTCGAGGTCGCCTTCGCCGACCCGGTGCCGGTGCGCCCGG is from Phytohabitans houttuyneae and encodes:
- a CDS encoding DUF1062 domain-containing protein, encoding MSSSPHTVLPWRVRRTRLPLLSLPCLSCPSPSATAGAGRFRVNANGKLLHVWLLVRCVSCDRTRKLAVHARAPVGSFDPDTLHGYHVNDPALVASTLLDPLFARRNRFTLDWADAWRLDAPPVPLDGQWPVRVEVAFADPVPVRPDWLIAHGLGLSRNEVLRRVKCDIPPRRPTSAGFTFTLMAG
- a CDS encoding acyl-CoA dehydrogenase family protein is translated as MDRFVQAVPPPADPYAGDPFLRSWLDRILGPAGHAAAKDRLSALAADVVGTLRAAHADAEAHPPTLIRYEPWGARVDRIETSAGWQAQRAAAARHAVVALPYLPDSRATWGAAARVVQHALLHLYGPESATFSCPVAMADGAAALLSRPEVDPAVREAWLPRLVATDPATAVTSGQWMTESQGGSDLSRSSTVASLVDGRWRLTGEKWFCSAADSAMAVALARPDGAGPGSRVLAPFLIPRYGPDGATTAPGIRVHRLKDKLGTRALPTAEIGLDGAAALPLGDPAGPGGLTRAMTLVVVTRLHNAAAAAGGMRRGLQYALAFAAGRTVAGGPLSRSPLHRATLGTLAVDAAGAFALAAHAFALLGRVEVGADPYAAAELRIVAPLAKLVTGKLAVASASEYVESFGGAGYVEDTGVPRLLRDAQVLPIWEGTTNVLALDALRATVRDDAAVPLLARLDAAQDIARASHPPCPTSSPTPPPRCGPTWPT